In Malus sylvestris chromosome 16, drMalSylv7.2, whole genome shotgun sequence, the following are encoded in one genomic region:
- the LOC126606319 gene encoding uncharacterized protein LOC126606319 isoform X2 — MASASTFVFALLAIFSIVVAIRPVTADPLDNLLAPIFSPILDDVCKEVECGKGNCKPSSNSTFFFECDCEPGWKQTSNNTHHFKFLPCVIPNCNLDFSCTKAPAPVSDQASKANESSIFDPCFWAYCGGGSCNKTSKFTYNCKCDEGYDNLLNVTTLPCLEECAIGMTCANLGISMSNKSTASPPALSDNGSSMVQVNSAALVILMMFAAMVHWK, encoded by the exons ATGGCTTCTGCTTCCACCTTTGTCTTTGCATTGCTTGCCATATTTTCCATCGTTGTGGCTATTCGACCAGTCACTGCTGATCCACTAGACAACCTACTGGCTCCTATCTTCTCTCCAATAttgg ATGATGTGTGCAAAGAAGTGGAATGTGGAAAAGGGAATTGCAAGCCATCAAGTAATAGCACTTTCTTTTTTGAATGTGATTGTGAGCCTGGTTGGAAGCAGACTTCTAACAACACTCATCACTTCAAGTTCCTCCCTTGCGTCATTCCCAATT GTAACCTGGATTTTTCCTGCACGAAAGCTCCAGCCCCTGTTTCAGATCAAGCGAGCAAAGCCAATGAGTCATCAATCTTTGATC CTTGCTTCTGGGCGTATTGTGGAGGCGGCTCGTGCAACAAGACATCAAAATTCACATACAACTGCAAATGTGATGAGGGTTATGATAATCTTCTCAATGTCACTACCCTTCCTTGCTTGGAAGAAT GTGCAATTGGAATGACCTGTGCAAACCTTGGGATTTCCATGTCGAATAAATCTACTGCTTCGCCACCGGCATTGTCTGACAACG GTAGCTCGATGGTCCAAGTGAACTCTGCTGCATTGGTGATCCTCATGATGTTTGCTGCTATGGTTCATTGGAAATAA
- the LOC126606319 gene encoding uncharacterized protein LOC126606319 isoform X1 has translation MASASTFVFALLAIFSIVVAIRPVTADPLDNLLAPIFSPILDDVCKEVECGKGNCKPSSNSTFFFECDCEPGWKQTSNNTHHFKFLPCVIPNCNLDFSCTKAPAPVSDQASKANESSIFDPCFWAYCGGGSCNKTSKFTYNCKCDEGYDNLLNVTTLPCLEECAIGMTCANLGISMSNKSTASPPALSDNGKNQGSSMVQVNSAALVILMMFAAMVHWK, from the exons ATGGCTTCTGCTTCCACCTTTGTCTTTGCATTGCTTGCCATATTTTCCATCGTTGTGGCTATTCGACCAGTCACTGCTGATCCACTAGACAACCTACTGGCTCCTATCTTCTCTCCAATAttgg ATGATGTGTGCAAAGAAGTGGAATGTGGAAAAGGGAATTGCAAGCCATCAAGTAATAGCACTTTCTTTTTTGAATGTGATTGTGAGCCTGGTTGGAAGCAGACTTCTAACAACACTCATCACTTCAAGTTCCTCCCTTGCGTCATTCCCAATT GTAACCTGGATTTTTCCTGCACGAAAGCTCCAGCCCCTGTTTCAGATCAAGCGAGCAAAGCCAATGAGTCATCAATCTTTGATC CTTGCTTCTGGGCGTATTGTGGAGGCGGCTCGTGCAACAAGACATCAAAATTCACATACAACTGCAAATGTGATGAGGGTTATGATAATCTTCTCAATGTCACTACCCTTCCTTGCTTGGAAGAAT GTGCAATTGGAATGACCTGTGCAAACCTTGGGATTTCCATGTCGAATAAATCTACTGCTTCGCCACCGGCATTGTCTGACAACGGTAAGAATCAAG GTAGCTCGATGGTCCAAGTGAACTCTGCTGCATTGGTGATCCTCATGATGTTTGCTGCTATGGTTCATTGGAAATAA